In a single window of the Cucumis melo cultivar AY chromosome 11, USDA_Cmelo_AY_1.0, whole genome shotgun sequence genome:
- the LOC127144065 gene encoding uncharacterized protein LOC127144065, translating into METDDMFLQFEEDLDNIAGGSSSVGDNTGSSSQQTTPTPRRRAQSRLLELERHVAINGRIPMTIVPGAEKPISPHAVRFSQAIGVCLRKTFPVRCLKWADVGREYIEVVKGDLQRLFVLDFNDQAMNRFVEHQMLTTFKEFRADCHRHFKKYSDLEEARVNPPNALVGRDED; encoded by the exons atggagacggacgatatgttcctccagtttgaggaggatttagataacattgcgggagggtcgtcatctgtgggcgacaatacgg ggtcttcttctcaacaaacaactccgactcctaggagacgtgcgcagtctcgactcttggagttagagcgccacgttgcaataaatgggcgcattccgatgacgatcgtccctggagcggagaagcctatttctccacacgccgttcgcttcagccaggcgataggcgtgtgcctgcgaaagacatttcccgtccgctgtcttaagtgggcggacgttgggagagaatacattgaggtcgtcaagggcgacctccag cgattatttgtgcttgatttcaatgatcaagcaatgaacaggtttgttgagcatcagatgctcacgacctttaaagagttccgagccgactgtcatagacatttcaaaaagtacagcgacctaGAGGAGGCTCGTgtcaacccaccaaacgcattggttggacgtgatgaggattga